One window of the Primulina eburnea isolate SZY01 chromosome 18, ASM2296580v1, whole genome shotgun sequence genome contains the following:
- the LOC140818983 gene encoding LOW QUALITY PROTEIN: uncharacterized protein (The sequence of the model RefSeq protein was modified relative to this genomic sequence to represent the inferred CDS: deleted 1 base in 1 codon), producing MSLLLQRLKWFVTGFNKSASLNPKRLNSADVKPFPLVHLPEQQNKQSAKPNNLKPNSENFKLPMLEAVYEVAVYIHRFHNLDLFQQGWYQIRITMRWEDSEHGSLGTPARVVQYEAPDVGSEDVYGVWRIDDTDHSFSTQPFRIRYARQDILLSMMVSFNLSLSSLEGPSSSAVILKFELLYSPVLENRYNIQACLDSCPAAIHEFRLPPKALLGLHAYCPVHFDAFHAALVDVSVHGCLLKNGVYTSSLKVPSDPRANEEDIIGENDKSKHVMLVKALSSARDILTEEFQKISNAINQPIDIKHITSNELFGFTPTSDSTMAGAEVLTVVSSKHGKVSEKPNGEVDIQTDVFLHSLSEDKLLRVFDSIGNQLFYLWSIFLNFHRANIKKILEFLRNKWASDRKAEWSIWMVYTKVEMPHQYISSVVDESSYNVLRGKAPVLRKITIDPANTAAMRAELHRRSIAQMRINNRSIQDMHIFGDPSRIPIVIVERVVSAPLRSTSGNSYFSQLEQKDTNSLIGGFGPDHTDKLSNAGNATSIRQNGRTLKIVIFVHGFQGHHLDLRLVRNQWLLIDPKAEFLMSEINEEKTSGDFREMGQRLAQEVVSFIKKKMDKVSRSGVLRTIKLSFVGHSIGNIILRTALSETIMEPYLRYLHTYLSVSGPHLGYLYSSNSLFNGGLWLLKKLKGTQCIHQLTFTDDPDLQNTFLYKLCKQKTLENFKSIILLSSPQDGYVPYHSARIEMCPASSGDYSKKGKIFLEMLNDCLDQIRAPSSEHRVFMRCDVNFDISLQGRNLNTIIGRAAHIEFLETDIFARFIMWSFPDLFI from the exons ATGTCATTGTTACTTCAACGTCTCAAATGGTTTGTTACTGGTTTTAATAAATCAGCATCTTTGAATCCCAAGCGCTTGAACAGTGCTGATGTAAAGCCTTTCCCCCTTGTACACTTGCCTGAGCAACAAAATAAACAATCAGCGAAGCCGAACAATCTCAAGCCTAACAGTGAAAATTTTAAACTACCAATGCTGGAGGCTGTTTATGAGGTTGCTGTTTATATTCATCGGTTTCACAACCTCGATTTATTTCAGCAAGG ATGGTATCAAATTCGCATTACGATGAGATGGGAAGATAGTGAACATGGTTCTCTGGGAACTCCAGCAAGAGTTGTTCAATATGAAG CTCCTGATGTGGGATCTGAAGATGTGTATGGAGTCTGGAGAATTGATGACACTGACCACAGCTTTTCAACACAGCCTTTTCGAATCAGATACGCTAGGCAGGATATTCTTTTGTCAATGATGGTCTCTTTTAACTTATCTCTTAGCAGTCTTGAG GGTCCATCCTCATCTGCTGTTATTCTGAAGTTCGAACTTTTGTACTCTCCTGTGTTGGAGAACAG GTACAATATTCAGGCTTGTTTGGACTCATGCCCTGCTGCCATACATGAATTTCGACTCCCTCCTAAAGCACTTTTGGGGTTGCATGCTTATTGCCCAGTTCATTTTGATGCTTTTCATGCTGCATTAGTTGATGTAAGTGTGCATGGCTGCCTGCTGAAAAATGGGGTTTACACTTCCTCGCTGAAGGTACCCAG TGACCCTCGAGCTAATGAAGAAGATATTATTGGAGAGAATGATAAGTCCAAGCAT GTTATGCTTGTTAAAGCATTATCAAGTGCCCGTGACATACTAACAGAAGAGTTTCAAAAGATCAGCAATGCTATTAATCAACCAATTgatataaaacatattacttctAATGAGTTGTTTGGTTTCACTCCAACATCAGATTCGACAATGGCCGGTGCTGAAGTTTTAACAGTAGTTTCAAGTAAACATGGCAAAGTATCTGAG AAACCAAATGGTGAAGTTGATATTCAGACCGATGTTTTTCTCCATTCATTATCTGAGGATAAACTACTGAGGGTATTTGATTCCATCGGCAATCAATTGTTCTACTTATGGAGTATATTTTTGAACTTTCACAG GGCTAACATAAAGAagattcttgaatttcttcgtAACAAGTGGGCCAGTGATCGGAAAGCTGAATGGTCAATCTGGATGGTTTACACTAAGGTCGAGATGCCTCACCAGTATATTAGCAGTGTGGTAGATGAATCCTCTTATAATGTATTACGTGGTAAAGCACCAGTTTTACGGAAGATAACTATCGAT CCTGCAAATACTGCAGCTATGAGAGCGGAGCTTCATAGGCGAAGTATTGCACAAATGAGG ATCAACAATCGGTCTATTCAAGATATGCATATATTTGGAGATCCATCACGCATCCCTATTGTCATAGTTGAACGAGTTGTTAGTGCACCTTTACGTTCAACAAGTGGAAATTCTTATTTCAGTCAACTGGAACAGAAAGATACAAATAGCTTGATTGGTGGGTTTGGGCCTGACCATACTGACAAATTATCGAATGCTGGTAATGCCACCAGCATTCGCCAAAATGGTCGGACTCTGAAGATCGTAATATTTGTCCATGGCTTCCAG GGACATCATCTGGATTTACGGCTCGTCAGAAATCAGTGGCTTCTAATAGACCCAAAGGCCGAGTTTCTTATGTCAGAGATTAATGAGGAGAAAACATCTGGAGATTTTAGAGAAATGGGACAAAGGCTTGCACAAGAAGTCGTATCTTTTATAAAAAAGAAGATGGATAAGGTGTCTAGATCTGGAGTCTTAAGAACCATCAAGCTTAGTTTTGTTGGACATTCCATTGGAAACATCATATTGAGAACTGCGCTATCAG AGACCATTATGGAACCTTATTTGAGATACCTGCATACGTATCTTTCTGTCTCTGGCCCACATCTTGGTTATCTTTATAGTTCGAACTCTTTATTTAATGGGGGTTTGTGGCTCTTGAAGAAGCTCAAGGGCACACAGTGCATTCATCAACTGACTTTTACTGACGATCCTGATCTCCAAAACACCTTCTTA TACAAACTCTGCAAG CAAAAGACCTTGGAAAACTTCAAAAGCATTATTCTGTTGTCTTCACCGCAG GATGGCTATGTTCCATACCATTCAGCTAGGATTGAAATGTGCCCTGCATCTTCAGGAGACTACTCCAAAAAGGGCAAAATCTTCCTGGAGATGCTGAACGATTGCTTGGACCAAATACGAGCCCCATCTTCTGAGCACCGTGTCTTCATGCGTTGTGACGTCAACTTCGACATCTCTCTCCAAGGACGGAACTTGAATACCATAATTGGACGCGCTGCTCATATTGAGTTCTTGGAGACTGACATCTTTGCAAGGTTTATAATGTGGTCGTTCCCTGATTTGTTTATTTGA